In Asanoa sp. WMMD1127, one genomic interval encodes:
- a CDS encoding LLM class flavin-dependent oxidoreductase, translated as MTDYGHELLFGTFVTPRADAPERVVALAQVSEQAGLDLVTAQDHPYQAAFLDTWTLLSMIVGRTQRIRVSPNVANLPLRPPAVLARSAATLDLLSGGRVELGLGAGAFWDAIAANGGPRRTPAESVEALEEGIAVIRGIWGQTGPSVRVDGRHYQVKGAKVGPEPAHDIGIWVGAYKPRMLRLIGRLADGWLPSLGYVDVDQLSALNRLIDDAAVNAGRSPADIRRLVNISGVFGRSGGGISGTPSEWAEQLGELTLAHGFSAFILASDDASTIQRFGVEVAPAVRELVAAERARPRATPQDDDAGQGGVEPAVEGRAREGEGPRESITVSGEIPGLGIVPTPDDGTRLASRTVWDESERPVAPRIDAERTYTRHERARGQQLVDIHDHLRQELAQVRDLIDQVEAGLIGVGDARSAINEMTLRQNNWTLGTYCESYCRLVTTHHTIEDASMLPFLRQADPRLGPVTLRLEDEHKVIHEVIESVDRALVALVGGEGDLKGLRAEVDLLTDTLLSHLSYEERSLVEPLARYGAH; from the coding sequence TTGACCGACTACGGGCACGAGCTGTTGTTCGGCACCTTCGTCACCCCGCGGGCCGACGCGCCCGAGCGGGTGGTCGCGCTGGCGCAGGTCTCCGAGCAGGCGGGGCTCGATCTGGTCACCGCGCAGGACCATCCCTACCAGGCGGCGTTCCTCGACACCTGGACGCTGCTGTCGATGATCGTCGGCCGCACGCAGCGCATCCGGGTCTCGCCCAACGTGGCCAACCTGCCGCTGCGCCCGCCGGCCGTGCTGGCCCGCTCCGCCGCGACGCTCGACCTGCTCAGCGGCGGTCGGGTCGAGCTGGGGCTGGGTGCCGGCGCCTTCTGGGACGCGATCGCGGCCAACGGCGGCCCGCGCCGGACCCCGGCCGAGTCGGTCGAGGCGCTCGAAGAGGGCATCGCGGTGATCCGGGGGATCTGGGGCCAGACGGGCCCGTCGGTACGCGTCGACGGCCGCCACTACCAGGTCAAGGGCGCGAAGGTCGGCCCCGAGCCGGCACACGACATCGGGATCTGGGTCGGCGCCTACAAGCCCCGGATGCTCCGGCTGATCGGGCGGCTGGCGGACGGGTGGCTGCCGTCGCTGGGCTACGTCGACGTCGACCAGCTGTCGGCGCTGAACCGGCTGATCGACGACGCGGCCGTCAACGCCGGGCGGTCGCCGGCCGACATCCGGCGGCTCGTCAACATCAGCGGCGTGTTCGGGCGCTCCGGCGGGGGCATCTCCGGTACGCCAAGCGAGTGGGCCGAGCAGCTGGGTGAGCTCACGCTGGCCCATGGCTTCAGCGCGTTCATCCTGGCCTCCGACGACGCGTCGACGATCCAGCGGTTCGGCGTCGAGGTCGCGCCCGCGGTGCGCGAGCTGGTCGCGGCGGAACGCGCCCGCCCGCGCGCCACGCCGCAGGACGATGACGCGGGCCAAGGCGGCGTCGAGCCCGCCGTCGAGGGCCGTGCGCGCGAAGGGGAAGGCCCGCGGGAGTCGATCACCGTGTCGGGCGAGATCCCCGGACTCGGCATCGTCCCCACCCCGGACGACGGCACGCGGCTGGCCAGCCGCACCGTCTGGGACGAGAGCGAGCGCCCGGTGGCGCCGCGGATCGACGCGGAGCGGACCTACACGCGGCACGAGCGGGCCCGCGGCCAGCAGCTCGTCGACATCCACGACCACCTGCGGCAGGAGCTGGCCCAGGTGCGCGACCTGATCGACCAGGTCGAGGCCGGCCTGATCGGGGTGGGCGACGCGCGCTCGGCGATCAACGAGATGACGCTGCGGCAGAACAACTGGACGCTGGGCACCTACTGCGAGTCGTACTGCCGGCTGGTCACCACCCACCACACCATCGAGGACGCCTCGATGCTGCCGTTCCTGCGGCAGGCCGACCCGCGGCTCGGCCCGGTGACGCTGCGGCTCGAGGACGAGCACAAGGTCATCCACGAGGTGATCGAGAGCGTCGACCGCGCGCTGGTGGCGCTCGTCGGCGGCGAGGGCGACCTCAAGGGCCTGCGGGCCGAAGTCGACCTGCTCACCGACACGCTGCTCTCCCATCTGTCCTATGAGGAGCGTTCGCTGGTCGAGCCGCTGGCGCGCTACGGCGCCCACTGA
- a CDS encoding acyl-CoA carboxylase subunit beta translates to MTDQRSAEVDIRTTAGRLADLAARVDDATHAGSARAVEKQHARGKKTARERIEMLLDEGSFVELDELARHRSVAFGLDRTRPYGDGVITGYGTVDGRQVCVFAQDFTVFGGSLGEVFGEKIVKVMDLAMKTGCPIIGINDSGGARIQEGVVSLGLYGEIFFRNVRASGVVPQISLVMGPCAGGAVYSPAVTDFTVMVDQTSHMFITGPDVIKTVTGEDVGMEDLGGARTHNTRSGNAHYLATDEDDAIDYVKALLSYLPANNLDEPPVFPAPATLDITDDDRELDTLVPDSANQPYDIKTAVTHVLDDGEFLEVMPLYAQNIVVGYGRVEGRPVGVVANQPLHFAGTLDIAASEKAARFVRTCDAFNIPVLTFVDVPGFLPGTGQEWDGIIRRGAKLIYAYAEATVPKLTVITRKAYGGAYDVMGSKHLGADLNFAWPTAQIAVMGAQGAVNILYRGELAEADDPAALRAAKIQEYEDTLANPYIAAERGYVDAVIPPHETRVQIVRGLRALRTKRETLPPKKHGNIPL, encoded by the coding sequence GTGACAGATCAACGCAGTGCCGAGGTCGACATCCGCACCACCGCCGGGCGGCTCGCCGACCTCGCGGCCCGGGTCGACGACGCCACCCACGCGGGCTCGGCGCGCGCGGTCGAGAAGCAGCACGCGCGCGGCAAGAAGACCGCTCGCGAGCGGATCGAGATGCTGCTCGACGAGGGCAGCTTCGTGGAGCTCGACGAGCTGGCCAGGCACCGCTCGGTCGCCTTCGGACTCGACAGGACCCGGCCGTACGGCGACGGCGTGATCACCGGCTACGGCACCGTCGACGGCCGCCAGGTCTGCGTGTTCGCGCAGGACTTCACCGTGTTCGGCGGCTCGCTCGGCGAGGTCTTCGGCGAGAAGATCGTCAAGGTGATGGACCTCGCCATGAAGACCGGCTGCCCGATCATCGGCATCAACGACTCCGGCGGCGCCCGGATCCAGGAGGGCGTGGTCTCGCTCGGCCTCTACGGCGAGATCTTCTTCCGCAACGTGCGCGCCTCGGGCGTCGTACCCCAGATCTCGCTGGTCATGGGTCCCTGCGCCGGTGGCGCGGTCTATTCGCCGGCGGTCACCGACTTCACCGTGATGGTCGACCAGACGTCGCACATGTTCATCACCGGTCCCGACGTGATCAAGACGGTCACCGGCGAAGACGTCGGCATGGAGGACCTCGGCGGTGCCCGCACGCACAACACCCGCAGCGGCAATGCGCACTACCTGGCCACCGACGAGGACGACGCGATCGACTACGTCAAGGCGCTGCTGTCCTATCTGCCGGCCAACAACCTCGACGAGCCGCCCGTCTTCCCGGCCCCGGCGACCCTCGACATCACCGACGACGACCGCGAGCTCGACACGCTGGTGCCCGACTCGGCCAACCAGCCCTACGACATCAAGACCGCGGTCACCCACGTGCTCGACGACGGCGAGTTCCTCGAGGTGATGCCGCTCTACGCGCAGAACATCGTGGTCGGCTACGGCCGGGTCGAGGGCCGACCGGTCGGCGTGGTGGCCAACCAGCCGCTGCACTTCGCCGGCACGCTCGACATCGCGGCGTCCGAGAAGGCGGCCCGGTTCGTGCGGACCTGCGACGCGTTCAACATCCCGGTGCTGACCTTTGTGGACGTTCCCGGTTTCCTGCCCGGCACCGGCCAGGAGTGGGACGGCATCATCCGGCGCGGGGCCAAGCTCATCTACGCGTACGCCGAGGCCACCGTCCCCAAGCTCACCGTCATCACCCGCAAGGCCTACGGCGGGGCGTACGACGTGATGGGTTCGAAGCACCTCGGCGCCGACCTGAACTTCGCGTGGCCGACCGCGCAGATCGCCGTGATGGGGGCGCAGGGCGCGGTCAACATCCTCTACCGCGGCGAGCTCGCGGAGGCCGACGACCCGGCCGCCCTGCGCGCCGCGAAGATCCAGGAGTACGAGGACACGCTGGCCAACCCCTACATCGCGGCGGAGCGGGGCTACGTCGACGCGGTGATCCCGCCGCACGAGACGCGGGTGCAGATCGTCCGCGGCCTGCGAGCCCTGCGCACCAAGCGGGAGACGTTGCCGCCCAAGAAGCACGGCAACATCCCGCTCTAG
- a CDS encoding biotin--[acetyl-CoA-carboxylase] ligase, translated as MPGSPYTDLDRPPLNARALERALIGPGELWTRIDLKAETPSTNADVADAARSGVPEGLVEVTEWQTAGRGRLGRTWVSPPRAGLAVSVLLRPGAADPERDWPALPPKAYAWLPLLAGVALAEAVIRLAELPDGVLPELKWPNDLLIGGAKCAGILAEGVPDGAGGPAVVIGLGLNVTLRQEELPRSPTGLPATSLRLAGAEVTDRDPLLRATLRGLATWYERFRLAGGDAAASGLRGAYLSRCATVGRQVRVLLPGGDEFAGEATGVDDTGRLVVRSPHGDRTVAAGDVLHLR; from the coding sequence GTGCCCGGCTCGCCGTACACCGACCTGGATCGTCCGCCGCTCAACGCGCGCGCTCTCGAGCGTGCCCTGATCGGTCCCGGCGAGCTGTGGACCCGGATCGACCTCAAGGCGGAGACCCCCTCCACCAACGCCGACGTCGCGGACGCCGCCCGCAGCGGGGTGCCCGAAGGGCTGGTCGAGGTCACCGAGTGGCAGACCGCCGGCCGGGGACGGCTGGGCCGCACCTGGGTGTCGCCGCCCCGGGCCGGGCTCGCCGTCAGCGTCCTGCTCCGCCCCGGCGCCGCCGACCCGGAGCGGGATTGGCCTGCGCTGCCGCCCAAGGCGTACGCCTGGCTGCCCCTGCTCGCCGGTGTCGCCCTCGCGGAGGCCGTGATCCGGCTCGCCGAGCTGCCCGACGGCGTGCTGCCGGAGCTGAAGTGGCCCAACGACCTGCTGATCGGCGGCGCGAAGTGCGCGGGCATCCTCGCCGAGGGCGTGCCGGACGGCGCGGGCGGTCCGGCCGTGGTCATCGGCCTCGGGCTCAACGTGACGCTCCGCCAGGAGGAGCTGCCGCGGAGCCCGACCGGTCTGCCGGCGACCTCGCTGCGGCTGGCCGGCGCCGAGGTGACCGATCGTGACCCCCTGCTGCGGGCCACGCTGCGCGGCCTGGCGACCTGGTACGAGCGGTTCCGCCTGGCCGGGGGCGATGCCGCGGCGAGTGGGCTGCGGGGCGCCTACCTGAGCCGGTGCGCGACGGTCGGCCGCCAGGTGCGGGTGCTGCTGCCGGGCGGCGACGAGTTCGCCGGCGAGGCGACGGGGGTCGACGACACGGGTCGGCTGGTCGTCCGCAGCCCCCACGGCGACCGCACCGTGGCCGCCGGTGACGTGCTGCACCTGCGCTGA
- a CDS encoding PH domain-containing protein gives MAFPEDVLTSEERVVLHVHPHWKTLARPIVLGLLVVAAAVVALIFVPSGLGQLIIGGVALLVLLWLLLRPVLVRQTTHYVFTDQRILLQVGIFNRDRRDIPLSRVNDHSMNQHFVERLLGTGTLVIESAGERGQQVLHDIPRVEKVQTLLYELVEADHDRDSLDEGEMRDIMREHREATAGDNP, from the coding sequence GTGGCATTTCCCGAAGACGTGCTGACCAGTGAGGAGCGCGTGGTCCTGCACGTGCACCCGCACTGGAAGACGCTCGCCCGCCCCATCGTGTTGGGCCTTCTGGTGGTCGCCGCGGCAGTGGTCGCGTTGATCTTCGTGCCCAGCGGGCTCGGTCAGCTGATCATCGGTGGCGTCGCGCTGCTCGTCCTGCTCTGGCTGCTGCTGCGGCCGGTGCTCGTCCGGCAGACCACCCACTACGTCTTCACCGACCAGCGCATCCTGCTCCAGGTCGGCATCTTCAACCGCGACCGGCGCGACATCCCGCTGAGCCGGGTCAACGACCACTCGATGAACCAGCACTTCGTCGAGCGCCTGCTCGGCACCGGCACGCTGGTCATCGAGTCGGCCGGCGAGCGCGGCCAGCAGGTCCTGCACGACATCCCGCGCGTCGAGAAGGTGCAGACGCTGCTCTACGAGCTCGTCGAGGCCGACCACGACCGCGACAGCCTCGACGAGGGCGAGATGCGCGACATCATGCGCGAGCACCGCGAAGCGACCGCCGGCGACAACCCTTAG
- a CDS encoding GNAT family N-acetyltransferase encodes MRIRRVSGDERLTTSFPLQSYAFDKSPTEQAVSAHYREFLPYHSGNHTLVAEEDGVTLAAASAIPMQQNVRGMVLPMAGVAGVATHPLARRRGFVRALLNQLLEEMRDEGNPVSALYPFRPSFYARFGYVSLPQHRSATFSPDGLGDLLRADLPGELRWRRIADGYADLRALTLRLLDERHGFAVFPDFRAVSLRDDRKWVVTAHVDGEVAGALSYRIDDHLGELSADTLLHTGPRGRALLLQFLARHADQVDRVKLGLLPGETPELWADDIRVATTADTRSAGSNAPMARVLSLDGLEGIAAGPVAITVDVVDDALLGGRYHLDGTSGTLAVDRSDAPAAVSLTAAGLSALVYGVLDPAEITLRGLGTVPVEAAEALRVLFPPRPPYVFAEF; translated from the coding sequence TTGAGAATCCGTCGGGTCAGCGGCGACGAGCGGCTCACCACGTCGTTCCCGCTCCAGTCGTACGCGTTCGACAAGTCGCCGACCGAGCAGGCCGTCTCCGCGCACTACCGCGAGTTCCTGCCCTACCACTCGGGCAACCACACGCTGGTCGCCGAGGAGGACGGCGTCACGCTGGCCGCCGCGTCCGCCATCCCGATGCAGCAGAACGTGCGCGGCATGGTCCTGCCGATGGCCGGCGTAGCGGGCGTCGCGACGCACCCGCTGGCCCGCCGCCGCGGCTTCGTCCGCGCGCTGCTCAACCAGCTCCTCGAGGAGATGCGCGACGAGGGCAACCCGGTCTCCGCGCTCTACCCGTTCCGACCGTCCTTCTACGCGCGGTTCGGCTACGTGAGCCTGCCGCAGCACCGGTCCGCCACGTTCTCCCCCGACGGTCTCGGCGACCTGCTCCGGGCGGACCTGCCCGGCGAACTGCGCTGGCGCCGGATCGCCGACGGTTACGCCGACCTGCGCGCGCTGACCCTGCGGCTGCTCGACGAGCGGCACGGTTTCGCGGTGTTCCCCGACTTCCGCGCCGTCTCCCTGCGGGACGACCGGAAATGGGTGGTCACCGCCCACGTCGACGGCGAGGTCGCCGGCGCCCTGTCGTACCGGATCGACGACCACCTCGGCGAGCTGTCGGCCGACACCCTGCTGCACACCGGCCCGCGCGGGCGGGCCCTGCTGCTGCAGTTCCTGGCCCGGCACGCGGACCAGGTCGACCGGGTCAAGCTGGGGCTGCTGCCCGGCGAGACGCCCGAGCTGTGGGCCGACGACATCCGCGTCGCGACTACCGCCGACACGCGCTCGGCCGGCTCCAACGCGCCGATGGCCCGCGTGCTCTCGCTCGACGGCCTCGAAGGCATCGCGGCGGGCCCCGTGGCGATCACCGTCGACGTGGTCGACGACGCGCTGCTGGGCGGCCGCTACCACCTCGACGGGACATCGGGGACGCTGGCCGTCGACCGCAGCGACGCGCCGGCCGCCGTGTCGCTGACCGCGGCCGGGCTGTCGGCGCTGGTCTACGGCGTGCTCGACCCGGCCGAGATCACCCTGCGCGGCCTGGGCACGGTGCCTGTCGAGGCCGCCGAAGCGCTGCGCGTACTGTTCCCGCCCCGCCCGCCGTACGTCTTCGCCGAGTTCTAA
- a CDS encoding GtrA family protein, which produces MSATVADDESSSSAAPQGVVARLRDRFGHLVKELGKFGTVGGIAFLVDLLIFNLLISGAGTPPLIAKTISTVIAASLAFVGNRFWTWRHRASNGLRREYVLYFFFNAVGLGIGLACLGISHYILGNFWPSVFQTALADNISGQFIGTAVGTLFRFWSYRRFVFIDAAAAPPTPSASVPVTKGD; this is translated from the coding sequence GTGTCCGCAACCGTTGCCGACGACGAGTCGTCATCTTCGGCCGCCCCGCAAGGGGTGGTGGCGCGGCTGCGCGACAGGTTCGGTCACCTGGTCAAAGAGCTCGGCAAATTCGGCACGGTCGGGGGCATCGCGTTCCTGGTCGACCTGCTGATCTTCAACTTGTTGATCTCCGGCGCGGGCACCCCGCCGCTGATCGCGAAGACGATCTCCACGGTCATCGCCGCGAGCCTCGCCTTCGTCGGCAACCGGTTCTGGACCTGGCGACACCGCGCCAGCAACGGCCTGCGCCGCGAATACGTGCTCTATTTCTTCTTCAATGCCGTCGGTCTCGGCATCGGCCTGGCCTGCCTGGGCATCAGCCATTACATCCTCGGCAATTTCTGGCCGAGCGTGTTCCAGACGGCGCTCGCCGACAACATCTCCGGCCAGTTCATCGGCACGGCGGTCGGCACCCTCTTCCGTTTCTGGTCCTACCGGCGGTTCGTTTTCATCGACGCGGCGGCAGCACCACCGACACCGTCCGCTTCAGTGCCCGTGACCAAGGGTGACTAG
- a CDS encoding sigma-70 family RNA polymerase sigma factor, producing MTSPTTTDQRPEPTDGDDEPTDADLVEAVRSGDTGAYGTLYVRHAGGVRRLAGTLVRNRADADDLVAETFAKVLATLRAGRGPARAFRPYLYTTLKHLRYDRLRAEQRVEFTDDLSRYEAGVPFADPTVAQLDRLYAARAFARLPERWRAVLWHTAVQGESAAQVAGRLGLTPGGVAALAFRARERLRQIYLQEHVAPAAAPACRQVAARLAGYLRGRLARRARSSVDGHLATCADCRAALDELADLPAAG from the coding sequence ATGACCAGCCCGACCACCACCGACCAGCGACCGGAACCCACCGACGGCGACGACGAGCCCACCGACGCGGATCTTGTCGAAGCCGTGCGCTCCGGCGATACCGGCGCCTACGGCACTCTCTATGTGCGACACGCGGGAGGGGTCCGCCGGCTCGCCGGCACCCTGGTCCGCAACCGGGCCGACGCGGACGATCTCGTCGCCGAGACGTTCGCCAAGGTGCTCGCCACGCTCCGTGCCGGTCGCGGCCCCGCCCGCGCGTTCCGGCCCTACCTCTACACAACGCTCAAGCACCTGCGGTACGACCGGCTCCGCGCCGAACAGCGGGTCGAGTTCACCGACGACCTGAGCCGCTACGAGGCCGGCGTGCCCTTCGCCGACCCCACGGTGGCTCAGCTCGACCGGCTCTACGCGGCCCGGGCCTTCGCCCGACTGCCCGAGCGCTGGCGGGCGGTGCTCTGGCACACCGCCGTCCAGGGCGAGTCGGCGGCCCAGGTGGCGGGCCGGCTGGGCCTGACCCCGGGCGGGGTCGCCGCGCTGGCCTTCCGTGCCCGGGAGCGGCTGCGCCAGATCTACCTGCAGGAGCACGTGGCGCCGGCCGCCGCGCCGGCGTGCCGGCAGGTCGCGGCGCGGCTCGCCGGCTACCTCCGCGGGCGGCTGGCCCGGCGGGCCCGCAGCTCGGTCGACGGCCACCTGGCCACCTGCGCCGACTGCCGGGCCGCGCTGGACGAGCTCGCCGACCTGCCCGCCGCGGGGTGA